A stretch of Acropora muricata isolate sample 2 chromosome 7, ASM3666990v1, whole genome shotgun sequence DNA encodes these proteins:
- the LOC136923769 gene encoding uncharacterized protein produces MKRFGFFVLTWTLVVSVPRHKQAHDESQDKDLNVAEEVLKDFRQFPEKGFQILEENAPKEVSKNSKELPEKSSQILEKNAPKEVSKNSKKFPEKSSQFLDKSVQEGIHYCERGKPACACSADKNDCTFYLEIDEIRTFTRYQKIFEGKPTGVAIRGTKGMIYYVAENGTALPLDPDGTCSTLNNTKCTKPQFVDGKTYRLAIAVNGQIPGPTLIVYEGQNVTVHVKNNLTSEGISVHWHGMHQRGTPWMDGVGQVTQCPIGPQSTFSYKYTATPSGTFWYHSHSGAQRTDGLFGALIVRERNATMQKIRSALQVHGVLEAFEAFEDSPEKHTLTLLDWQEQASLDLFVQALGGVGFYLNKSYGEVPTPGDKRYSSTKGFEGAGVGPIPYFSGIINGKGRHAGVPYKKTRLSIFTVEAGNTYRFRLIGAQGLYAYRFSIDGHKLTVVGTDGYWLEPVKDVDYIIVHTGERYDFLLNATKTDMLNDYWMRAETLERNINKSEPPPYQSLGHVAEAILHYKQPGEKDDPDVNVPSTQYQEIKDKSPPIQCTQDAKCRAVNCPFKEFHASYNITCVNVQDLRLLEPTPPNELPKAYPKDPEKCPNCTHFINFNFEGDSDTSSVNGRNFLLPSYPPQTQHAQFEENDIKCNLTTDCNPSTLDCSCVHVIGIAENETVQLVLSAIGKFEAAHPIHLHGHTFHVVHVGYPEYDNKTGLMGNQSKDIHCNDTSCTKEDCIKERCTRPSWSETLKPIFSIHNKTVRKDTVMVPAGGYVVINFISDNPGWWFLHCHIEIHQLEGMALIVNESPGKLHPPETMPKCGDF; encoded by the exons ATGAAGCGTTTTGGTTTCTTCGTTTTAACTTGGACCTTGGTGGTGTCAGTCCCCCGTCACAAACAAGCTCAT GACGAAAGCCAAGACAAAGATCTTA ACGTAGCCGAAGAAGTTCTCAAGGATTTCAGGCAATTTCCCGAAAAGGGTTTCCAGATTCTTGAGGAAA ATGCACCCAAAGAGGTTTCGAAGAATTCAAAAGAACTTCCCGAAAAGAGTTCTCAGATTCTTGAGAAAA ATGCACCCAAAGAGGTTTCGaagaattcaaagaaatttcCCGAAAAGAGTTCTCAGTTTCTTGACAAAA gcGTGCAGGAAGGAATCCACTACTGTGAACGCGGCAAACCAGCTTGTGCATGCAGTGCAGATAAAAATGATTGCACCTTTTACCTTGAAATTGACGAAATTCGAACCTTCACCCGTTATCAAAAGATATTTGAGGGTAAGCCTACAGGAGTTGCTATTCGAGGAACCAAAGGAATGATCTACTACGTCGCAGAAAATGGGACAGCTTTGCCATTAGACCCTGATGGAACATgttcaacgctgaacaacactAAATGCACCAAGCCCCAGTTTGTAGATGGTAAAACGTATCGCTTGGCGATAGCTGTCAATGGACAGATTCCTGGACCTACCTTGATAGTCTACGAAGGGCAAAATGTTACAGTACATGTTAAAAACAATCTTACCTCGGAGGGTATTTCAGTTCACTGGCACGGGATGCACCAGAGAGGAACACCTTGGATGGATGGTGTAGGGCAAGTGACCCAATGTCCAATAGGGCCTCAATCGACCTTTTCATACAAGTACACTGCTACTCCTTCTGGGACGTTTTGGTACCATTCTCACAGCGGTGCTCAAAGAACTGATGGTCTCTTTGGCGCACTTATAGTAAGAGAAAGAAATGCAACGATGCAAAAAATCCGTAGTGCTCTCCAGGTCCATGGTGTACTTGAAGCATTTGAAGCGTTTGAAGATTCCCCGGAAAAACACACATTAACGCTTCTAGACTGGCAAGAACAGGCATCCTTGGACCTGTTTGTACAGGCCCTAGGAGGAGTGGGCTTCTATCTAAACAAATCGTATGGCGAGGTGCCTACCCCAGGTGATAAGAGATATTCTTCCACAAAAGGTTTTGAGGGAGCGGGCGTTGGGCCTATCCCGTATTTTTCTGGGATTATAAATGGGAAAGGCAGGCATGCTGGTGTTCCATACAAGAAAACAAGACTTAGCATATTTACTGTTGAGGCTGGAAACACATATCGCTTTCGCCTAATTGGAGCACAAGGTCTCTATGCTTACAGATTCTCCATTGACGGCCATAAACTGACTGTTGTGGGCACCGACGGCTATTGGCTTGAGCCTGTCAAAGACGTCGATTACATCATTGTCCATACTGGAGAGCGGTATGATTTTCTACTTAATGCAACCAAAACAGATATGTTGAATGACTACTGGATGCGTGCGGAGACTCTGGAGAGAAATATAAACAAGTCCGAGCCGCCACCGTACCAGTCACTAGGACACGTGGCAGAGGCTATTTTGCATTACAAGCAGCCTGGAGAAAAAGATGACCCGGATGTTAATGTGCCATCAACACAATATCAAGAGATCAAAGATAAATCTCCTCCCATACAATGCACCCAGGACGCAAAATGCAGAGCAGTGAACTGCCCATTCAAAGAGTTTCATGCGTCATATAACATCACCTGTGTTAATGTCCAGGACCTACGTTTACTTGAGCCGACTCCGCCTAATGAACTTCCAAAAGCATACCCTAAAGACCCTGAGAAATGCCCAAATTGTACGCATTTTATCAACTTCAATTTTGAGGGTGACTCTGACACTAGTTCAGTGAATGGACGCAATTTTTTATTACCCTCCTATCCTCCCCAAACGCAACATGCACAGTTTGAAGAAAACGACATTAAGTGTAACCTAACTACGGACTGCAATCCATCCACACTCGATTGCTCATGTGTTCATGTCATAGGTATTGCAGAAAACGAAACTGTACAACTGGTGCTGTCGGCAATTGGTAAGTTCGAAGCTGCTCATCCAATTCATCTTCATGGCCACACATTTCATGTTGTTCATGTTGGATATCCAGAATATGACAACAAAACTGGCTTAATGGGAAACCAGTCTAAGGATATACACTGCAATGACACCAGCTGTACTAAAGAGGACTGCATAAAGGAGAGATGTACCAGACCAAGTTGGTCAGAAACATTGAAACCGATTTTTTCCATTCATAACAAAACGGTCAGAAAGGACACAGTTATGGTCCCTGCTGGGGGGTACGTGGTCATCAATTTCATATCTGATAATCCTGGCTGGTGGTTCCTACACTGCCACATTGAAATACATCAGCTCGAGGGAATGGCACTTATTGTGAATGAGTCGCCTGGGAAGCTCCATCCACCTGAAACGATGCCCAAGTGTGGAGACTTTTAG